A single genomic interval of Lathyrus oleraceus cultivar Zhongwan6 chromosome 7, CAAS_Psat_ZW6_1.0, whole genome shotgun sequence harbors:
- the LOC127104864 gene encoding uncharacterized protein LOC127104864: MTVTEYAAKFKERVEFCPHDNGATAGGSKIYNEDNMVRYALYKSLSEKKGRNQYHGKLYSASASKGKRKALDEKNTKTTSFDRLIRGTCFINGIPFIAIIDTWATYSFISLDYVESLGLKLPAMVGIMVIDTPTNGPVASSWVCLNFPLTIYGKSFGMDLVFLPWNQIDVILRMNWLEFNHIHINYFDKSMSFSEFDASDDLMKDEAEVFMILSSMKDESKSMIGKLPVVCDFPEVFLDDINDFPLEREVEFSIDLVPGTSYMLMDPYRIFASKLSELKK; encoded by the exons ATGACTGTTACcgagtatgctgctaagttcaaAGAACGGGTGGAGTTTTGTCCACACGACAATGGTGCGACAGCTGGAGGGTCAAA GATATATAATGAGGATAACATGGTCCGTTATGCTCTCTATAAGAGCCTTAGTGAGAAGAAAGGGAGGAATCAATATCATGGAAAATTGTATAGTGCTTCAGCTAGTAAAGGGAAGCGGAAGGCTTTAGATGAGAAAAATACAA AGACTACTAGCTTTGACAGGTTGATTCGAGGAACGTGTTTTATTAATGGTATTCCATTTATTGCTATTATTGACACGTGGGCAACATACTCATTTATTTCGCTTGATTATGTTGAGAGTTTGGGTTTGAAATTGCCTGCTATGGTTGGAATTATGGTTATTGATACCCCAACTAATGGTCCAGTGGCCTCATCGTGGGTGTGTTTGAATTTTCCGCTGACTATTTATGGTAAGAGTTTTGGGATGGACTTAGTCTTTCTACCATGGAATCAAATTGATGTTATCCTCAGAATGAACTGGTTAGAGTTCAACCATATTCATATCAACTATTTCGACAAGTCAATGTCATTTTCAGAGTTTGATGCAAGTGATGATTTGATGAAAGATGAAGCTGAAGTGTTTATGATATTATCTTCTATGAAGGATGAAAGCAAATCCATGATTGGTAAGTTAcccgtggtgtgtgattttcctgaagTGTTTCTAGATGATATCAATGATTTTCCACTAGAGCGCGAGGTTGAGTtttctatagacttagtacctggtactagttATATGTTGATGGATCCTTATAGAATATTTGCTTCAAAGTTGAGTGAGCTGAAGAAATAA